The sequence GCCGACCCGAGGGTCAGAGCTGCTCGCCGACGAAGACCGTGAGGTCGACGAGGCGGTTGGAGTAGCCCCACTCGTTGTCGTACCAGCCGAGGATCTTCACCGTGTTCCCCTCCTGGACCATGGTCAGGGAGGAGTCGAAGGTGCAGGACGACGGGTCGCCGACGATGTCCGAGGAGACGATCGGGTCCTCGGTGTACGTCAGGAAGCCCTTGAGGTCGCCGTCGTCGGCGGCCTTCTTGAACGCGGCGTTGACCTCGTCCTTGGTGACCTCGCGGTCGAGGGTGACGACGAGGTCGGTGGCGGAACCGGTCGGGACCGGGACGCGCATCGCGATGCCGTCGAGCTTGCCCTTGAGCTGCGGGAGGACCAGGGCGGTGGCCTTGGCGGCACCGGTCGTGGTCGGGATGATGTTCTCGGCGGCGGCGCGGGCGCGGCGCAGGTCCGAGTGCGGGAAGTCCAGGATGCGCTGGTCGTTGGTGTACGCGTGGACCGTCGTCATCAGGCCCTTGACGATGCCGAAGTTCTCGTCGAGAACCTTGGCCATCGGCGCCACACAGTTGGTGGTGCAGGAGGCGTTGGAGATGACGTGGTGGTTGGCCGCGTCGTACTTGTCCTGGTTGACGCCCATCACGATGGTGATGTCCTCGTCCTTGGCCGGAGCCGAGATGAGGACCTTCTTGGCGCCACCGGCGATGTGCTTCTCCGCGTCGGCCTTCTTGGTGAAGATGCCGGTCGACTCGATGACGATGTCGACGCCCAGCTCACCCCAGGGGATGTCGGCCGGGTTGCGCTCGGAGAGCACCTTGATGGTGTGGCCGTCGACCGTGATGGTGTCGGCGGTGTGGCTGACCTCTGCCTTGAGACGACCCAGGATGGTGTCGTACTTCAGCAGGTGGGCCGTGGTCGCAGTGTCACCCAGGTCGTTGACAGCCACGATCTCGATGTCCGCACCCTGCTCCAGCAGCGCGCGGAAGTAGTTACGACCGATGCGGCCAAAGCCGTTGATGCCTACGCGGATCGTCACGAACCGATCTCCTCGTATAGGTACGCCGGTTTTCGACGCCGGCGAGTTGTATAGGGATGTCCCCGACCGCCTCCGACCCTACCCCTCCAAGGGCCCCGGGGTGACATCGAGAGGGGCCGTACGCGCCACCCGAACACGCCGGGAGGCCCGTACTCCCCAGTAGGGTCACGGG is a genomic window of Streptomyces sp. SID8374 containing:
- the gap gene encoding type I glyceraldehyde-3-phosphate dehydrogenase, encoding MTIRVGINGFGRIGRNYFRALLEQGADIEIVAVNDLGDTATTAHLLKYDTILGRLKAEVSHTADTITVDGHTIKVLSERNPADIPWGELGVDIVIESTGIFTKKADAEKHIAGGAKKVLISAPAKDEDITIVMGVNQDKYDAANHHVISNASCTTNCVAPMAKVLDENFGIVKGLMTTVHAYTNDQRILDFPHSDLRRARAAAENIIPTTTGAAKATALVLPQLKGKLDGIAMRVPVPTGSATDLVVTLDREVTKDEVNAAFKKAADDGDLKGFLTYTEDPIVSSDIVGDPSSCTFDSSLTMVQEGNTVKILGWYDNEWGYSNRLVDLTVFVGEQL